In one Magallana gigas chromosome 7, xbMagGiga1.1, whole genome shotgun sequence genomic region, the following are encoded:
- the LOC105334044 gene encoding fatty acyl-CoA hydrolase precursor, medium chain isoform X1: MLKMSLPYFIAILLNLAVLQVTGGQNFEILTQLGKVNGVILPSLEGNVYRFAGIPFGKPPTGSRRFRKPQPYGSWNETLDATKFGPPCIQSLKSEVFNSASEDCLQLNIYVPSNMTREVKRSVMVFIHGGGYMAGSAIDEDGSKFAAFGNVILVTINYRLGIFGFPSMQNPNVDENVGIWDQMLALEWIKNNIDDYGGNSSDVTIFGQSAGSFSVNLLMMIPRNKGVFHRAILQSGTANSLVAFKRSSDLGCRIGMNAGCRDQDPHTFIQCLQNLDAGSLVNSTLNYSSNLGINVLTEIVFVPVLDNELFQRTPIEIMHDKFSAEFQFFESIDMIVGNCDEEGGYIAQYAIFFEKQYNFSVVDGIPRRFLCDGVIPSMVELYYKNNSSISDLICEEYSSNDKTTQSLNAAHLLSDFVFISSAVSALQAHSFNQKSSTYQYIFSEDIRPFYTNMPKWYHGAVHGTELAFMFVAKDMYPTNFTLSQDQMKFARGIINYWTNFAKTGNPNGPGLSEWRPFTPSLQFFKQLSMTNTTNGKDYRKEQVKMWNTLNDSEYPLSSAPFQQIKTIWFVVVLCCIMKLYS, from the exons ATGTTG AAAATGTCTTTGCCGTATTTCATTGCAATTCTTCTTAATCTGGCTGTTTTGCAAGTGACGGGGGGTCAAAACTTTGAGATTTTAACGCAGCTTGGTAAAGTTAATGGCGTGATTCTTCCTTCTCTCGAAGGAAATGTTTACAGATTCGCTGGAATTCCTTTCGGCAAACCGCCCACTGGTAGCAGACGTTTTCGTAAACCTCAGCCTTATGGTTCTTGGAACGAAACTCTAGACGCAACAAAATTCGGGCCACCTTGCATACAATCGTTAAAATCAGAGGTATTCAATTCTGCATCAGAGGATTGTCTACAGTTGAACATTTACGTTCCTAGTAACATGACAAGAGAGGTAAAGAGAAGTGTTATGGTTTTCATTCATGGTGGAGGATATATGGCTGGTTCTGCCATAGATGAAGATGGATCTAAGTTTGCCGCTTTTGGAAACGTCATTTTGGTCACAATAAACTATCGACTAGGTATATTTGGTTTCCCTTCAATGCAAAACCCAAACGTCGATGAAAATGTAGGTATTTGGGATCAAATGTTAGCTTTGGAGtggattaaaaacaatatagatGACTATGGTGGAAATTCTAGTGATGTAACAATATTTGGACAATCTGCTGGTagtttttctgtcaatttactTATGATGATTCCACGTAATAAAGGCGTGTTTCATCGTGCAATTCTTCAGAGCGGAACTGCAAATTCTCTCGTTGCTTTTAAAAGGTCTTCTGATTTAGGATGCAGAATTGGGATGAATGCGGGATGTCGGGACCAAGATCCTCACACGTTCATACAATGCCTACAAAATTTAGATGCTGGATCACTCGTAAACAGTACTCTCAATTATTCTTCGAATCTTGGTATTAATGTCTTAACTGAAATTGTGTTTGTCCCAGTTCTGGATAATGAATTGTTCCAGAGAACACCCATTGAAATAATGCACGATAAGTTCTCCGCAGAATTTCAATTCTTTGAGTCTATTGATATGATCGTGGGCAACTGTGATGAAGAAGGAGGTTATATTGCACAATATGCtatcttttttgaaaaacaGTACAATTTCAGTGTGGTAGACGGGATTCCGAGACGATTTTTATGTGACGGGGTAATACCAAGCATGGTAgaactttattataaaaataattcctCAATATCGGACTTAATCTGTGAAGAATATTCAAGTAATGACAAGACCACCCAAAGCTTGAATGCTGCGCACTTGCTGTCTGATTTTGTCTTCATTTCTTCTGCTGTGTCCGCATTACAGGCTCATTCTTTTAATCAAAAATCATCTACTTACCAGTACATATTCTCAGAAGATATCCGCCCATTTTACACAAATATGCCTAAGTGGTATCATGGAGCGGTGCATGGAACCGAACTTGCCTTTATGTTTGTTGCAAAAGACATGTATCCTACTAATTTTACTTTATCTCAAGATCAGATGAAGTTTGCGAGGGGCATAATAAATTACTGGACAAATTTTGCCAAAACggg AAACCCAAATGGTCCCGGTCTCTCGGAATGGCGTCCCTTTACGCCTTCTTTACAATTCTTCAAACAACTGAGTATGACGAATAC
- the LOC105334044 gene encoding fatty acyl-CoA hydrolase precursor, medium chain isoform X2 gives MLKMSLPYFIAILLNLAVLQVTGGQNFEILTQLGKVNGVILPSLEGNVYRFAGIPFGKPPTGSRRFRKPQPYGSWNETLDATKFGPPCIQSLKSEVFNSASEDCLQLNIYVPSNMTREVKRSVMVFIHGGGYMAGSAIDEDGSKFAAFGNVILVTINYRLGIFGFPSMQNPNVDENVGIWDQMLALEWIKNNIDDYGGNSSDVTIFGQSAGSFSVNLLMMIPRNKGVFHRAILQSGTANSLVAFKRSSDLGCRIGMNAGCRDQDPHTFIQCLQNLDAGSLVNSTLNYSSNLGINVLTEIVFVPVLDNELFQRTPIEIMHDKFSAEFQFFESIDMIVGNCDEEGGYIAQYAIFFEKQYNFSVVDGIPRRFLCDGVIPSMVELYYKNNSSISDLICEEYSSNDKTTQSLNAAHLLSDFVFISSAVSALQAHSFNQKSSTYQYIFSEDIRPFYTNMPKWYHGAVHGTELAFMFVAKDMYPTNFTLSQDQMKFARGIINYWTNFAKTGNPNGPGLSEWRPFTPSLQFFKQLSMTNTTNGKDYRKEQVKMWNTLNDSEYPLSSAPFQQIKTIWKEIHFSPI, from the exons ATGTTG AAAATGTCTTTGCCGTATTTCATTGCAATTCTTCTTAATCTGGCTGTTTTGCAAGTGACGGGGGGTCAAAACTTTGAGATTTTAACGCAGCTTGGTAAAGTTAATGGCGTGATTCTTCCTTCTCTCGAAGGAAATGTTTACAGATTCGCTGGAATTCCTTTCGGCAAACCGCCCACTGGTAGCAGACGTTTTCGTAAACCTCAGCCTTATGGTTCTTGGAACGAAACTCTAGACGCAACAAAATTCGGGCCACCTTGCATACAATCGTTAAAATCAGAGGTATTCAATTCTGCATCAGAGGATTGTCTACAGTTGAACATTTACGTTCCTAGTAACATGACAAGAGAGGTAAAGAGAAGTGTTATGGTTTTCATTCATGGTGGAGGATATATGGCTGGTTCTGCCATAGATGAAGATGGATCTAAGTTTGCCGCTTTTGGAAACGTCATTTTGGTCACAATAAACTATCGACTAGGTATATTTGGTTTCCCTTCAATGCAAAACCCAAACGTCGATGAAAATGTAGGTATTTGGGATCAAATGTTAGCTTTGGAGtggattaaaaacaatatagatGACTATGGTGGAAATTCTAGTGATGTAACAATATTTGGACAATCTGCTGGTagtttttctgtcaatttactTATGATGATTCCACGTAATAAAGGCGTGTTTCATCGTGCAATTCTTCAGAGCGGAACTGCAAATTCTCTCGTTGCTTTTAAAAGGTCTTCTGATTTAGGATGCAGAATTGGGATGAATGCGGGATGTCGGGACCAAGATCCTCACACGTTCATACAATGCCTACAAAATTTAGATGCTGGATCACTCGTAAACAGTACTCTCAATTATTCTTCGAATCTTGGTATTAATGTCTTAACTGAAATTGTGTTTGTCCCAGTTCTGGATAATGAATTGTTCCAGAGAACACCCATTGAAATAATGCACGATAAGTTCTCCGCAGAATTTCAATTCTTTGAGTCTATTGATATGATCGTGGGCAACTGTGATGAAGAAGGAGGTTATATTGCACAATATGCtatcttttttgaaaaacaGTACAATTTCAGTGTGGTAGACGGGATTCCGAGACGATTTTTATGTGACGGGGTAATACCAAGCATGGTAgaactttattataaaaataattcctCAATATCGGACTTAATCTGTGAAGAATATTCAAGTAATGACAAGACCACCCAAAGCTTGAATGCTGCGCACTTGCTGTCTGATTTTGTCTTCATTTCTTCTGCTGTGTCCGCATTACAGGCTCATTCTTTTAATCAAAAATCATCTACTTACCAGTACATATTCTCAGAAGATATCCGCCCATTTTACACAAATATGCCTAAGTGGTATCATGGAGCGGTGCATGGAACCGAACTTGCCTTTATGTTTGTTGCAAAAGACATGTATCCTACTAATTTTACTTTATCTCAAGATCAGATGAAGTTTGCGAGGGGCATAATAAATTACTGGACAAATTTTGCCAAAACggg AAACCCAAATGGTCCCGGTCTCTCGGAATGGCGTCCCTTTACGCCTTCTTTACAATTCTTCAAACAACTGAGTATGACGAATAC
- the LOC105334045 gene encoding carboxylesterase 1C, whose protein sequence is MLRRSFSSIIAITLLANLITVIATESNEVEIQTRLGNIIGLQQVTNKGTVYQFLDVPYGKPPRGHLRFQKPQPFGAWSQTLNATKLGPVCYQSEKQTTKYPGLTEDCLKLNIYVPHEISSSNNKAVMVWIHGGGFAFGSGGTYDGSPLSLIGDVIVVTINYRLGIFGFLQSNNYKAKGNAGLWDQILALNWVRYNIKDYGGNPKDVTIFGESAGGFSVSLQSLIPSNRGLFHRVIAQSGVANSHLALPNKSAKHTIEIGEMVGCSQDRIMNEQNFIDCLQSVDAMDLVNASDQLFLGLGFDSMVDIPFAPAIDGELFHKTPNILLKDRTSSEFNFFQSLDMMIGTCDNDGSLALGLSPSFQSKLNLNFSEGLPTREFCESIITVFSKALYNNSRDVSAAICEKYSVTNDNEEQARMFLHMYADAGFVAPATLALKQHSNSVQGSTTYQFVFSEELPLLNPNAPSWYRGSAHASDIFFMFFYEEMKRVSNFSKETDALVDQMRSYWTNFAKTGNPNGPSLPEWRSFDASTGHPFMNLQASNISLETNYRRGYTDFWNHKVPYLFQHRCDENSCALPIVG, encoded by the exons ATGTTAAGGAGATCCTTTTCGTCCATAATAGCGATCACGTTGCTAGCCAATTTGATAACAGTAATCGCGACAGAGTCCAACGAAGTGGAAATCCAAACTAGGCTGGGAAACATAATAGGGTTACAGCAAGTAACAAATAAAGGAACTGTATATCAGTTTCTTGACGTACCTTACGGTAAACCCCCTCGTGGTCATCTTCGCTTTCAAAAACCGCAACCTTTTGGGGCATGGTCCCAGACTTTAAACGCAACAAAACTAGGTCCAGTTTGCTATCAGTCTGAAAAACAAACAACTAAATACCCAGGATTAACCGAGGATTGTTTGAAGCTAAATATATACGTTCCCCATGAAATATCTTCTTCCAACAACAAAGCAGTGATGGTTTGGATCCACGGTGGAGGATTTGCCTTTGGTTCTGGAGGAACTTACGATGGCAGTCCGTTGTCTTTGATTGGTGATGTTATTGTGGTAACTATTAACTACCGACTAGGAATTTTCGGATTTCTTCAATCAAACAATTATAAGGCAAAAGGCAACGCGGGACTTTGGGATCAAATTCTTGCTCTTAACTGGGTAAGATATAACATCAAAGATTACGGAGGGAATCCAAAAGACGTAACTATATTTGGAGAGTCCGCAGGAGGCTTTAGCGTGTCGTTACAATCATTGATTCCTAGTAACAGAGGTCTATTCCATAGAGTCATTGCTCAAAGTGGGGTTGCTAATTCTCATTTGGCCTTGCCAAATAAATCTGCAAAACATACAATCGAAATTGGTGAAATGGTTGGTTGTTCTCAAGATAGAATCATGAATGAGCAAAATTTTATTGACTGTTTGCAATCTGTAGATGCTATGGATCTTGTCAACGCATCTGACCAATTATTCCTAGGTTTAGGGTTTGACTCTATGGTAGATATACCTTTTGCTCCGGCTATTGATGGAGAACTGTTCCACAAAACTCCAAACATCTTGCTTAAAGATCGTACCTCATCCGAGTTTAACTTTTTCCAGTCTTTGGACATGATGATCGGAACCTGTGATAATGATGGCTCTCTTGCATTAGGCCTATCACCTAGTTTCCAGTCAaagttaaatttaaatttcagtgAGGGTTTACCTACTCGGGAATTTTGTGAGAGCATTATAACTGTGTTTTCAAAAGCATTATATAACAACAGCAGGGATGTTTCAGCGGCAATTTGCGAGAAGTATTCTGTTACAAATGATAATGAAGAGCAAGCTCGGATGTTTTTGCATATGTATGCAGATGCTGGTTTCGTCGCTCCTGCAACTCTTGCCTTGAAACAACACTCGAATAGTGTCCAAGGATCAACAACATATCAGTTTGTGTTTTCTGAAGAACTTCCTCTTCTTAATCCAAATGCTCCATCATGGTATAGGGGTTCGGCACATGCAtcggatatttttttcatgttctttTATGAAGAAATGAAAAGAGTGTcgaatttttcaaaagagacTGATGCTTTAGTCGACCAAATGAGATCGTACTGGACCAACTTTGCTAAAACAgg GAATCCAAATGGTCCCAGTTTGCCGGAATGGAGGTCGTTTGATGCTAGCACAGGCCACCCATTTATGAACTTGCAAGCCTCAAATATATCTTTGGAAACAAATTATAGAAGGGGATATACCGATTTCTGGAATCACAAAGTACCTTATCTATTTCAACATAGATGTGATGAAAACAGCTGTGCGTTGCCTATTGTTGGATAA